One window of the Carnobacterium maltaromaticum DSM 20342 genome contains the following:
- a CDS encoding carboxymuconolactone decarboxylase family protein codes for MEKITAGRDQLGEFAPKFAELNDDVLFGQVWSREDKLNPRDRSIVTITALISGGNFEQLVFHMGKAKENGVTKEEISEIITHLAFYTGWPKAWSAFTIAKEIYEK; via the coding sequence ATGGAAAAAATTACAGCAGGACGTGACCAACTCGGTGAATTTGCACCAAAATTCGCTGAACTAAATGATGATGTTTTATTTGGACAAGTTTGGTCAAGAGAAGATAAGCTTAACCCTCGTGATCGCTCAATTGTTACGATTACTGCCTTAATTTCTGGTGGTAACTTTGAGCAGTTAGTCTTTCATATGGGAAAAGCAAAAGAAAATGGTGTGACTAAAGAAGAGATATCCGAAATCATTACTCATCTTGCCTTTTATACTGGATGGCCAAAAGCTTGGTCAGCTTTTACTATCGCTAAAGAGATTTATGAAAAATAA
- a CDS encoding MBL fold metallo-hydrolase translates to MNKLPQATPPKTIPFGPEAFQKSNHTEIRWLGNSGIFLNSRGYCMMVDPVLEGFDLPLLIDMPIKTDQVPHLDSILITHSDNDHFSIPTLEKLLPLTTALHAPKYVAGLVKEKINHEAIGHDIHASFDDGPLKITLTPADHLWQNESKKYDRIFKLEDFCGFWIETPDGTLWIPGDSKLLPSHLEMPEPNAILFDFSDNEWHIGLDNAIKLANTYPNADLILSHWGTVDAPQMNVFNGNPADLLHRVDNPERIQIVAAGDVFILEK, encoded by the coding sequence ATGAACAAACTACCACAAGCAACACCACCAAAAACAATTCCTTTTGGCCCAGAAGCTTTTCAAAAAAGTAATCATACTGAAATCAGATGGCTGGGAAATTCAGGTATATTTTTAAATAGTAGAGGCTATTGCATGATGGTCGATCCAGTTTTAGAGGGCTTCGATTTACCTTTATTGATTGATATGCCAATAAAAACAGATCAAGTGCCACATTTAGATAGTATTCTTATCACCCATTCAGACAATGATCATTTTAGTATACCAACTTTAGAAAAATTACTGCCTTTGACAACGGCTCTCCACGCACCAAAATATGTAGCGGGCTTGGTCAAAGAAAAAATAAATCATGAGGCAATTGGTCATGATATACATGCTTCTTTTGATGATGGTCCCTTAAAAATAACTTTAACACCTGCTGATCATTTATGGCAAAATGAAAGTAAAAAATATGATCGTATCTTTAAATTAGAAGACTTTTGCGGATTTTGGATTGAAACACCCGATGGAACCTTATGGATTCCTGGAGATTCCAAATTGTTGCCATCCCATTTAGAAATGCCTGAACCTAATGCTATTCTCTTTGATTTTTCTGATAATGAATGGCATATTGGCTTAGATAACGCGATTAAACTTGCTAATACCTATCCAAATGCTGATTTGATTTTATCTCATTGGGGCACAGTTGATGCTCCTCAAATGAATGTTTTTAATGGAAATCCAGCTGACCTACTTCATAGAGTAGACAATCCTGAAAGAATCCAGATAGTTGCTGCTGGAGATGTTTTTATTTTAGAAAAATAA
- a CDS encoding cyclophilin-like fold protein yields the protein MNIIIGKQLFQIELVSNQATKELIARLPINLKMNDLHGNEKYAYFSEILPTQEEKVDEIKKGDIMLYGSDCLVLFYKTFSTNYSYTKIGKVKEVDQLDFISEIETINVILVK from the coding sequence ATGAATATAATAATCGGCAAGCAACTCTTTCAAATTGAATTGGTATCTAATCAAGCAACAAAAGAATTAATTGCTAGACTTCCAATAAATCTAAAAATGAATGATTTACATGGCAATGAAAAATATGCTTATTTTTCAGAAATATTGCCAACACAGGAAGAAAAAGTAGATGAAATTAAAAAAGGAGATATTATGCTTTATGGTTCAGATTGCCTTGTCCTCTTTTATAAAACATTCTCTACCAATTACTCATATACTAAAATAGGCAAAGTTAAGGAAGTTGATCAACTCGATTTCATTTCAGAAATAGAAACAATCAACGTCATATTAGTAAAATAA
- a CDS encoding MurR/RpiR family transcriptional regulator: MYLFQKIEEAVFKQNDARRVIGEFILENRDQLKSYTMEEIAKQTFTSKPTLVRFAKYFGYSGWKEFMYAFSHEVAYHDDNAYLDVDPNFPFSAQHDTLEIIESIATLKIQSIKDTVSLIVAEDLNKAAELLHRADSVVIYGTSPNYYYGELIKRNLLSIQKKAIMANSGESGVITQTLNDKDCAIMISYSGNSHDDNPTSNVKLLMKNSVPIISITSGGENYLRDYSDVILNISSKEKLYSKIANFATQESILFILDALFAKVFSLDYEVNKKNKISNSKLLESKRQATFKELSEKF, from the coding sequence ATGTATCTTTTTCAAAAAATTGAAGAAGCAGTCTTTAAACAAAATGATGCTCGTCGGGTGATAGGCGAATTTATTCTTGAAAATCGTGATCAACTAAAATCTTATACAATGGAAGAGATTGCCAAACAAACTTTTACGTCTAAACCAACCTTAGTCCGATTTGCTAAATACTTTGGATATTCTGGCTGGAAGGAATTTATGTATGCTTTTAGCCATGAAGTAGCTTATCATGATGACAATGCCTATTTAGATGTTGATCCAAATTTTCCTTTTTCAGCGCAACATGATACATTAGAAATTATTGAAAGCATTGCTACTTTGAAAATTCAGAGTATCAAAGATACTGTTTCTTTGATTGTAGCAGAAGATCTTAATAAGGCGGCAGAACTTCTCCATCGTGCTGATAGTGTTGTGATTTATGGGACGAGCCCAAACTATTATTATGGTGAACTCATTAAAAGAAACTTGTTATCCATTCAAAAAAAAGCAATCATGGCAAATTCTGGTGAAAGTGGTGTTATTACTCAAACATTAAATGATAAAGATTGTGCAATTATGATTTCTTATTCAGGAAATAGTCATGATGACAATCCAACGAGTAACGTAAAGTTATTAATGAAAAATTCTGTACCAATCATTAGTATTACAAGTGGTGGTGAAAACTACTTAAGGGATTACTCAGATGTCATACTCAATATTTCTAGTAAAGAAAAATTATACTCTAAGATTGCTAATTTTGCGACACAAGAATCAATTTTATTTATTCTGGATGCTTTATTTGCAAAAGTATTTTCACTTGATTATGAAGTCAACAAAAAGAATAAAATTTCAAATTCAAAATTATTAGAGTCTAAAAGGCAAGCAACCTTTAAAGAGCTATCTGAAAAATTTTAG
- a CDS encoding MerR family transcriptional regulator codes for MNISEVAAKYNMTPATIRYYESQGLMPAITRNKSGTRDFQEEDLKWVEFIKCMRDSGLSIHSLSKYSELYQIGEETLIERKEILMDEYQKLLKKQATINGTVAKLEKKIENYNYKIKQSSENLYTE; via the coding sequence ATGAATATTTCAGAAGTTGCAGCAAAATATAATATGACACCAGCTACGATTAGGTACTATGAAAGTCAAGGATTAATGCCAGCAATTACCCGTAACAAGTCAGGAACAAGAGATTTTCAAGAAGAGGATTTAAAGTGGGTTGAATTTATTAAATGCATGAGAGATTCAGGTTTATCCATTCATTCTCTTTCAAAATATTCAGAGTTGTATCAAATTGGTGAAGAAACTTTAATTGAAAGAAAAGAAATTTTGATGGATGAATATCAGAAACTTTTAAAGAAACAGGCCACAATTAATGGAACTGTTGCTAAATTAGAAAAGAAAATCGAGAATTACAATTATAAAATCAAGCAGTCTAGTGAAAATCTATATACAGAATAA
- a CDS encoding SDR family oxidoreductase encodes MSIKDKVIIITGASSGIGEATAILLAQKGAKLVLAARREEKLQTIVEKIKENSGEAVYFVTDVTKRIDNQKLVDFTIKTYGKVDVIFLNAGIMPNSPLSALKEDEWDQMIDINIKGVLNGLAAVLPYFVEQKSGHVLTTSSVAGLKAYPGGAVYGATKWAIRDLMEVLRMESAQEGTNIRTATIYPAAINTELLDKITDSKTAEGMTSLYDKYGIAPERVASIVAYAIDQPEDVNINEFTVGPTSQPW; translated from the coding sequence ATGTCAATTAAAGATAAAGTAATAATTATTACAGGAGCCTCATCAGGAATTGGAGAAGCAACAGCAATTTTATTAGCCCAAAAAGGAGCAAAATTAGTATTAGCAGCACGTAGAGAAGAAAAACTACAAACAATTGTTGAAAAAATTAAAGAAAATTCAGGTGAAGCAGTTTATTTTGTAACAGATGTAACGAAACGGATTGATAATCAAAAATTGGTAGATTTTACTATTAAGACTTATGGAAAAGTAGATGTTATCTTTTTAAATGCGGGTATCATGCCTAATTCCCCATTGTCTGCACTTAAAGAAGATGAGTGGGATCAAATGATTGATATCAATATTAAAGGGGTACTAAATGGTCTGGCAGCAGTCTTACCTTACTTTGTTGAGCAAAAGTCGGGACATGTACTGACTACATCATCGGTAGCAGGACTTAAAGCTTATCCAGGCGGTGCTGTTTATGGGGCAACGAAATGGGCGATTCGTGATTTGATGGAAGTCTTACGAATGGAATCGGCGCAAGAAGGAACTAATATTCGCACAGCAACAATTTATCCAGCTGCAATTAATACAGAGCTACTTGATAAAATTACAGACTCAAAAACGGCTGAGGGAATGACTAGTTTATACGATAAATATGGTATTGCACCAGAACGAGTTGCAAGCATTGTTGCTTATGCAATTGATCAACCAGAAGATGTGAATATCAATGAGTTTACTGTAGGTCCAACTAGTCAACCCTGGTAA
- a CDS encoding aldo/keto reductase, with translation MEYTKLGNTGLDVSRICLGTMSFGDPKNWIHKWVLEEEDSRPLIKRALELGINFFDTANVYSLGRSEEILGQALKDYANRDEIVLATKVHQKMFDGPNGQGLSRKAIMSQIDQSLNRLQTDYVDLYIIHRWDPFTPIEETMEALNDVVKAGKARYIGASAMYAYQFQKANNIAEKNGWTKFVSMQNHLNLIYREEEREMIPYCLSEKIALTPYSPMASGRLIRSATEVTKRSTTDNAQKAKYDETADKDQMIIDRVAELAAKYETNKVNIALGWLLQKNPVVAPVIGATKMNHIETAVGAVDFKLSQADILYLEEPYIPHKVIGHA, from the coding sequence ATGGAGTATACAAAATTAGGAAATACTGGTCTAGATGTTTCAAGGATTTGCTTAGGTACAATGAGCTTTGGAGACCCTAAAAATTGGATTCATAAATGGGTCCTTGAAGAAGAAGATAGTAGACCGCTAATTAAAAGAGCACTAGAACTTGGTATCAACTTTTTTGATACTGCAAATGTATATTCTTTAGGTAGAAGTGAAGAAATTTTAGGTCAAGCATTGAAAGACTATGCAAATCGGGATGAAATTGTACTAGCAACAAAAGTTCATCAAAAAATGTTTGATGGTCCAAATGGACAAGGATTATCAAGAAAAGCTATTATGTCTCAAATAGATCAAAGTTTGAACCGTTTGCAAACTGACTATGTAGATTTATATATCATTCATCGCTGGGATCCATTTACACCAATTGAAGAAACAATGGAAGCATTAAATGATGTTGTTAAAGCTGGAAAAGCAAGATATATAGGGGCTTCTGCGATGTATGCTTATCAATTTCAAAAAGCAAATAATATAGCAGAAAAAAATGGATGGACAAAATTTGTCTCAATGCAAAATCATTTAAATTTGATTTATCGTGAAGAAGAACGTGAAATGATACCTTATTGTCTTTCAGAAAAAATTGCACTCACACCATATAGTCCAATGGCATCAGGTCGATTAATTCGAAGCGCTACAGAAGTAACCAAACGAAGCACTACAGATAATGCACAAAAAGCTAAATATGATGAAACGGCTGACAAAGATCAGATGATTATAGATCGAGTGGCTGAGTTAGCAGCTAAATATGAGACGAATAAAGTTAATATTGCCTTAGGATGGTTACTTCAAAAAAATCCTGTAGTGGCACCTGTCATTGGTGCAACTAAAATGAACCATATTGAAACAGCTGTAGGAGCTGTGGATTTCAAATTAAGCCAAGCAGACATTCTTTATTTGGAGGAACCTTATATTCCTCATAAAGTAATAGGGCATGCTTAA
- a CDS encoding DapH/DapD/GlmU-related protein — MSNISLLQKIIGKEIVKDSPLFEEIHSVKKNNEQLLMMLNADYYPNEEVLKHLEKITSQKIDSSVKISQPFYSDFGKHIRFGKDIFINQNVTFVDLGGITIEDQVLIGPGSRLITVNHLISPKKRRGIKVEPIYIKKNAWLGANVTVLPGVTIGKNSIVAADSTVTKDVPDNVIVVGSPAKVVREIEEE; from the coding sequence ATGTCAAACATAAGTTTATTACAGAAGATTATAGGAAAAGAAATAGTAAAAGATTCACCCTTATTTGAAGAAATCCATTCAGTGAAGAAAAATAATGAGCAATTGCTAATGATGTTAAATGCAGACTATTATCCTAATGAGGAAGTTTTAAAACATCTAGAGAAAATTACAAGTCAAAAAATTGACTCATCGGTAAAAATTTCACAACCTTTCTATAGTGATTTCGGTAAACATATCAGATTTGGAAAAGATATTTTTATCAATCAAAATGTAACATTTGTCGATTTAGGTGGCATTACGATTGAAGATCAAGTATTGATAGGTCCAGGTTCTAGATTAATTACAGTGAATCACCTGATTTCTCCTAAAAAAAGACGCGGAATTAAAGTAGAGCCAATTTATATTAAGAAGAACGCATGGCTTGGGGCAAATGTGACTGTTTTACCTGGGGTTACAATTGGAAAAAATTCGATTGTTGCTGCAGATTCAACCGTAACGAAGGATGTTCCGGATAATGTTATTGTGGTGGGAAGTCCAGCCAAAGTAGTTCGAGAGATTGAAGAAGAGTAA
- a CDS encoding beta-glucoside-specific PTS transporter subunit IIABC, with amino-acid sequence MSKKYEKLAQEIVEKLGGKENISDAYHCQTRLRFKLIDEQKVDKEELEELDGVATYLVNAGVHQVVIGTHVKDVFEEIDKKVDVSEQNKAPSDKKSVFNIIIEFVAGTFQPIIPALSGAGMVKAVLALLVVFKIVSVESQTYYLLNLFADGVFFFLPMMLAFTVAQKLRCNPILAASVAAMMMHPNWGTLVAAGEPVKFFDIIPFNLATYTGSVIPILLIILVQSYVEKFLNRVIPKSVELVFVPMLTFLIMGTLAFSVLGPIGSIIGGYLAGFFMFLSMNASWVPAVLIGGFLPIMVMFGLHNGVAPLGVMQMAELGYDSIFGPGCVCSNIAQATASAVVAFRTKDKKMKQLAVSGSITAYMGITEPTLYGVNLPKKYPLVAAMIGGGAGGLYAGLTNTHRFATGSSGLPAILLYIGDNSMVFFWNIVIALLISAVVSAVLTYILSFKFEKEVDLPSVKEVILEDATVSNPIKGNIIPLNEVKDGAFASGALGKGFAIEPIEGKVIAPFNGKIEAVFPTKHAIGLVSETGIELLIHVGLNTVELKGQYFDTLVEPGQTVKKGQAILNFDLEKIKESGYETQVPVVITNSPQYSSIELTNKGKLLNNEEVLIVKV; translated from the coding sequence ATGAGTAAAAAATATGAAAAATTAGCTCAAGAAATTGTTGAGAAGTTAGGTGGAAAAGAAAATATTTCAGATGCGTATCATTGTCAAACTCGTCTTCGTTTTAAATTAATAGATGAGCAAAAAGTAGATAAGGAAGAACTTGAGGAACTAGATGGAGTAGCAACTTATTTGGTTAACGCTGGGGTTCATCAAGTTGTAATAGGCACACATGTGAAAGATGTCTTTGAAGAAATTGATAAGAAAGTTGATGTTAGTGAACAAAATAAGGCACCATCAGATAAAAAAAGTGTGTTTAATATCATTATTGAGTTTGTAGCTGGTACATTCCAACCAATTATTCCTGCATTATCTGGGGCTGGTATGGTGAAGGCTGTTCTAGCATTGCTAGTTGTTTTTAAAATTGTTTCTGTAGAATCACAAACCTATTATTTATTGAACTTATTTGCGGACGGCGTCTTTTTCTTCCTACCGATGATGTTAGCTTTCACAGTTGCTCAAAAGTTGAGATGTAATCCAATTTTGGCAGCATCTGTCGCAGCAATGATGATGCATCCAAATTGGGGCACATTAGTTGCAGCAGGGGAACCAGTTAAATTTTTTGATATTATTCCTTTCAATTTAGCTACATATACTGGATCTGTTATTCCAATTCTTTTAATTATTTTGGTTCAGTCTTATGTGGAAAAATTCCTCAATCGTGTGATACCAAAATCAGTTGAATTAGTCTTTGTACCGATGCTGACATTTTTAATTATGGGAACATTAGCATTTTCAGTTCTAGGACCAATTGGTAGTATTATTGGCGGTTACCTTGCAGGATTCTTTATGTTTTTAAGTATGAACGCAAGTTGGGTACCAGCTGTCTTGATTGGTGGTTTTCTACCAATTATGGTAATGTTTGGCCTTCATAATGGTGTGGCTCCGTTAGGCGTGATGCAAATGGCAGAACTTGGTTATGATAGTATTTTTGGACCAGGCTGTGTTTGCTCAAATATTGCTCAAGCAACTGCTTCAGCAGTAGTTGCTTTTAGAACGAAAGATAAAAAAATGAAGCAGTTGGCTGTTTCTGGGTCAATTACTGCTTATATGGGTATTACTGAACCAACATTATATGGTGTGAATTTACCGAAAAAATACCCATTGGTTGCTGCTATGATTGGTGGTGGAGCAGGTGGTTTATATGCTGGATTAACCAATACACACCGCTTTGCAACCGGCTCATCAGGTTTGCCTGCAATTTTACTTTATATTGGCGATAATTCGATGGTTTTTTTCTGGAATATCGTGATTGCTTTGTTAATTTCAGCAGTGGTCTCAGCAGTTTTAACTTATATTTTAAGTTTCAAATTTGAAAAAGAAGTAGATTTACCATCCGTTAAAGAAGTTATTTTAGAAGATGCAACAGTTAGTAATCCGATTAAAGGAAATATAATTCCTTTGAATGAAGTAAAGGATGGAGCCTTTGCTTCTGGTGCTCTTGGAAAGGGATTTGCTATTGAGCCAATTGAAGGAAAAGTAATTGCACCATTTAATGGGAAAATTGAAGCAGTTTTTCCAACAAAACATGCGATTGGGCTTGTATCAGAAACAGGAATAGAACTTTTGATTCATGTAGGATTAAATACTGTAGAGTTAAAAGGCCAATATTTTGATACTTTGGTAGAGCCGGGGCAAACAGTCAAAAAAGGACAAGCAATCTTAAATTTTGATTTAGAAAAAATTAAAGAATCAGGCTATGAAACTCAAGTCCCAGTTGTTATAACAAATAGTCCACAGTACTCGTCAATTGAATTGACTAATAAAGGGAAATTACTCAATAACGAAGAAGTATTAATAGTTAAAGTATAA